In Candidatus Cohnella colombiensis, one DNA window encodes the following:
- a CDS encoding glycoside hydrolase family 3 N-terminal domain-containing protein: MNDQQQRHPLTDAEIEEKVNELLGRMTIQEKIGQLCQPFGWHMYHGENGKAELTDDFKQAIAKGGIGSLYGTLRADPWTGVTLETGLSPREGVIAINEIQRYAIENSRLGIPILFGEECSHGHMAIGATVFPVPLAIGSTWNIDLYRKMCQAIALETRAQGGAVTYSPVLDVVRDPRWGRTEECFGEDPYMIGEFAVASVEGLQGNSLDREDTVVATLKHFAAYGSSEGGRNAAPVHMGVRELHDIDLYPFKKAVEAGALSIMPAYHEIDGIPCTVNEYLLQDVLRDQWGFDGYVITDCGAIEMLVEGHDVAEDGGQAAAMAIKAGIDMEMSGTMFGKPLLAALERGDLQTSHIDQAVKRVLRIKYKLGLFDHPYVDPQLAERVIGCEEHAELAYQVASEAVVMLKNEANLLPLGREATVAIIGPNADQPYHQLGDYTSPQPSGQVVTVLEGMKIKLGVDKVKYAPGCRITGASRDGFDSALSVATEADVIVMVMGGSSARDFGEGTIDLRTGASIVKGSDHNEMDCGEGIDRSDLTLSGVQLQLLQHIHQLGKPVVVVYINGRPIAEPWVDDHAHAILEAWYPGQAGGLAIADILLGDVNPSGKLTITVPQSVGQLPMTYNAKRSKGKRYLEMDLKPRYPFGYGLSYTQFAYSDLSMSEHEISKEALRSGQSVQIQLKVTNSGLVEGAEVVQLYVTDKVSSVARPGKELKGFHKLFLQPGETKTVTFEIAEAQLGFTDQQLNWNVEQGEFVISVAQHSDDSAALLTKLTVK; encoded by the coding sequence ATGAACGATCAACAACAAAGACATCCACTAACTGATGCAGAGATCGAGGAGAAAGTGAACGAACTCCTCGGTCGTATGACGATACAAGAGAAGATTGGGCAACTATGCCAGCCATTCGGATGGCATATGTATCATGGAGAGAATGGGAAGGCTGAGCTTACAGACGATTTTAAACAAGCGATTGCAAAAGGTGGCATCGGCTCTCTATATGGGACATTGCGTGCTGACCCTTGGACAGGAGTAACGTTGGAGACAGGGCTTTCACCTCGCGAAGGCGTAATAGCGATCAATGAAATCCAGCGTTATGCAATTGAAAATTCTCGTCTAGGCATTCCCATTCTGTTTGGAGAAGAGTGCTCGCATGGTCACATGGCCATTGGAGCGACGGTGTTTCCGGTTCCGCTCGCAATTGGGAGTACATGGAACATTGATCTATATCGTAAGATGTGCCAGGCCATCGCATTGGAGACGAGAGCCCAAGGCGGGGCTGTTACGTATTCTCCGGTACTGGACGTCGTTCGTGATCCGAGATGGGGACGTACGGAAGAATGCTTTGGCGAAGATCCTTATATGATCGGAGAGTTCGCAGTTGCTTCAGTTGAAGGGCTGCAAGGCAATTCCCTTGATCGAGAGGATACTGTTGTTGCAACATTGAAGCATTTTGCCGCTTATGGTAGCTCTGAAGGAGGACGCAATGCGGCTCCTGTTCATATGGGCGTTCGTGAGCTTCATGACATTGACCTCTATCCATTCAAGAAGGCAGTCGAAGCAGGGGCATTGTCGATCATGCCCGCTTATCATGAGATCGATGGGATTCCGTGTACGGTGAATGAGTACTTGCTGCAAGATGTTCTGCGGGATCAATGGGGCTTCGATGGCTATGTAATTACCGATTGTGGCGCAATTGAGATGCTCGTTGAAGGACATGACGTAGCAGAAGATGGTGGTCAAGCGGCAGCGATGGCCATAAAAGCGGGCATAGATATGGAGATGTCCGGCACGATGTTCGGTAAACCTCTATTAGCTGCTTTAGAACGTGGTGACCTGCAGACATCACATATTGATCAAGCAGTAAAACGTGTACTCCGTATTAAATATAAGCTAGGTTTATTTGATCATCCGTATGTTGACCCCCAGCTTGCGGAACGAGTTATCGGCTGCGAGGAGCATGCTGAGCTTGCTTATCAAGTAGCGTCTGAGGCGGTCGTAATGCTCAAGAATGAAGCGAATCTGCTTCCGCTTGGTCGTGAAGCAACAGTTGCTATAATTGGACCGAATGCAGATCAGCCTTACCATCAACTGGGTGATTATACGTCTCCTCAGCCTTCAGGGCAAGTGGTGACAGTGCTAGAAGGAATGAAAATAAAGCTCGGAGTAGACAAAGTTAAATATGCGCCGGGGTGCAGAATAACAGGTGCATCACGAGATGGATTTGATAGTGCGTTATCCGTTGCCACTGAGGCGGATGTGATCGTGATGGTCATGGGTGGATCAAGCGCACGCGATTTTGGTGAAGGAACGATTGATTTACGCACTGGCGCGTCGATTGTAAAAGGTAGTGACCATAATGAGATGGATTGCGGAGAAGGCATCGATCGCAGTGACTTGACGCTCTCAGGCGTACAGCTTCAACTGTTGCAGCACATTCATCAACTAGGTAAGCCTGTAGTTGTAGTCTATATTAATGGCAGACCGATTGCGGAGCCATGGGTGGATGATCATGCTCATGCGATTTTAGAAGCATGGTACCCGGGGCAAGCCGGCGGACTCGCGATTGCGGATATATTGCTCGGCGATGTGAATCCATCAGGGAAGCTTACGATCACTGTACCTCAATCAGTAGGCCAGCTTCCAATGACGTACAATGCGAAGAGATCGAAAGGTAAACGATATTTGGAGATGGATTTGAAACCGCGCTATCCATTTGGCTATGGGTTAAGTTATACGCAATTTGCATACTCGGATCTTTCGATGTCGGAGCACGAAATTTCAAAGGAAGCACTTCGCTCGGGACAATCGGTGCAAATTCAGCTGAAGGTGACGAACAGTGGCCTAGTGGAGGGAGCAGAGGTCGTGCAATTATATGTGACGGATAAAGTAAGCTCGGTTGCGAGACCGGGGAAAGAGCTGAAAGGCTTCCACAAACTATTTTTACAGCCTGGAGAAACGAAGACGGTTACTTTTGAGATTGCAGAAGCACAACTAGGCTTCACAGATCAGCAGTTGAATTGGAACGTAGAGCAAGGAGAGTTTGTCATCTCAGTCGCTCAACATTCCGACGATTCAGCAGCCCTTCTTACAAAGCTAACCGTAAAATAA
- a CDS encoding alpha-mannosidase encodes MEMINRLIRELTEAQWHNKISLTEWEVQLTEYVKPGLYRDESAPQLTTLDQILNGKSGTTYRLKRTLEIPSEWQDSAVGLVFEFGGEGLLRINGESYHGLDSNHTYVPLLLNRIGMKPQLDVELFDPIPEPHDPLNAQAVIREPIKRITCELVRPNLPVQSLLYSIIVVRDLLLGLPEREKLALVLNSALKETMDAVANYRTAIAGSSATELNDAEVGKGWMEIEAQLVRKVREQASSEEVTGVMKMVGQSHIDVAWLWPVRETVRKSSRTFSTMNTLMDEYPEFKYAQSQPLLYQFVKDNDPSLYAKIKERVAEGRWELVGGMWIEPDLNLPSGESLIRQLVHGQRFYQQEFGKQVDIEWLPDTFGYCASLPQILQQAGITRFMTSKLNWNDTNVFPYDLFQWQGIDGTQLLTFLNHGLNEHTKPKDIKEHWESFRQKDLHHEQMLLYGHGDGGGGVTREMLEQIKRAELMPGLPKATFGTATEFFDNIGADRTDLPVWQGDLYLELHRGTYTTHARNKRWNRKAEILYREAEVWQQLATPYGVQSDEQAFRDQMDKGWKLLLLNQFHDIIPGSAIPEVYVTSEEEYKSVFEIGDTALEQSLKSISTQISTMGEGKPYVVYNSFGWNRDEIVTIRGGSELSGLAAYDANGVQLPTDVIEKGDSYELFVCVKSIPAFGYCTVWLKQAEQKAMSVETLDLSENWDTDNVTLAFNEAGEIVRWFDKHADRELLKPGAKANELQFFHDKPTLWDAWDIDPRFEQQTAGAVELQSAQVLLRGVTQDILRFEWKLNASTIIQDVHIRHHDGRIDFHTQADWHEAHKLLKAAFDFDIITTKATYEIPFGTLERPTHRNTSWEQAQFEVCGHRFADVSESGYGVSLMNDCKYGYDIHGAKMRLSLLRAPKWPDVGADQGEHAFTYSIYSHRGQWQEAHVVRQAAELNGPLVARAVAAQLGTLPSSHSFVGLESNHVVLDTVKLAEDGEHSVLRFYESAGGRESVSIRWPEPFRQAVLTNALEEEIEPLTIIEGQLKLTFRPYEIKTIKLIR; translated from the coding sequence ATGGAAATGATCAATCGGCTCATTCGGGAGCTAACGGAAGCACAATGGCACAATAAAATATCGCTGACGGAATGGGAAGTTCAGCTTACAGAGTATGTGAAGCCTGGATTGTATCGCGATGAATCAGCGCCACAGCTTACAACGTTAGATCAAATTTTGAACGGGAAATCGGGAACGACCTATCGTTTGAAGCGTACTTTAGAGATTCCATCCGAGTGGCAAGACAGTGCAGTTGGTCTTGTATTCGAATTTGGAGGCGAAGGACTGCTGAGAATTAACGGAGAATCGTACCACGGTCTAGATTCTAACCATACGTATGTACCACTTCTCTTGAACAGAATTGGTATGAAGCCTCAGCTTGATGTGGAGCTATTCGATCCGATTCCAGAGCCGCATGACCCACTCAATGCACAAGCGGTCATTCGAGAGCCAATCAAGCGGATTACGTGTGAGCTCGTTCGACCAAATCTACCTGTACAGAGTTTGCTCTACAGCATTATTGTCGTTCGAGATCTCTTGCTTGGACTGCCCGAACGAGAAAAGCTCGCACTTGTGTTGAATTCTGCACTCAAAGAGACGATGGATGCAGTTGCGAACTATCGAACAGCTATCGCTGGCTCTTCTGCTACGGAATTGAACGACGCAGAGGTTGGCAAGGGCTGGATGGAGATTGAGGCGCAGCTCGTTCGCAAAGTGCGTGAACAAGCGTCCTCTGAAGAAGTAACGGGTGTTATGAAAATGGTCGGCCAATCTCATATCGATGTGGCATGGTTATGGCCAGTACGAGAGACTGTGCGTAAGAGCAGTAGGACATTCTCGACTATGAATACGTTAATGGACGAGTATCCTGAGTTCAAATATGCACAAAGCCAGCCGTTGCTCTATCAATTTGTGAAGGACAATGATCCTTCATTATATGCGAAAATTAAAGAGCGTGTAGCAGAGGGGCGTTGGGAGTTAGTCGGCGGGATGTGGATTGAGCCTGACCTCAACTTGCCGAGCGGAGAATCGCTCATTCGACAGCTTGTTCACGGGCAGCGGTTCTATCAACAGGAGTTTGGCAAGCAAGTCGATATTGAATGGCTTCCAGATACGTTCGGTTATTGTGCTTCCCTGCCACAAATATTACAGCAAGCAGGCATTACAAGATTCATGACCTCGAAGCTGAATTGGAACGACACGAATGTGTTCCCTTATGATTTGTTTCAATGGCAAGGAATTGACGGCACACAGCTACTGACGTTTTTGAATCATGGATTGAATGAGCATACGAAACCAAAGGACATTAAGGAACATTGGGAATCGTTCCGTCAGAAAGACCTTCATCATGAGCAAATGCTGCTGTACGGACATGGTGACGGGGGTGGTGGCGTAACGAGGGAAATGCTTGAACAAATTAAGCGAGCAGAGCTCATGCCAGGGTTGCCGAAGGCAACGTTCGGAACGGCTACAGAGTTTTTTGATAACATTGGCGCAGATCGTACAGATCTTCCTGTGTGGCAGGGCGATTTATATTTAGAGCTACATCGTGGTACTTATACGACACATGCGCGAAATAAGCGGTGGAATCGGAAAGCTGAAATTTTATATCGTGAAGCAGAAGTGTGGCAGCAGCTCGCTACGCCTTATGGAGTACAAAGCGATGAGCAAGCGTTCAGAGATCAGATGGACAAGGGGTGGAAGCTCCTTTTGCTTAACCAGTTTCATGACATCATTCCAGGCAGTGCGATTCCTGAAGTGTATGTAACGTCTGAAGAAGAGTATAAATCTGTGTTCGAAATTGGCGATACTGCGCTAGAGCAGAGCTTAAAGTCGATTTCCACTCAAATTTCGACGATGGGTGAAGGCAAGCCGTATGTTGTGTATAACAGCTTTGGATGGAATCGAGACGAAATTGTAACCATTCGAGGCGGTTCAGAGCTAAGTGGTTTGGCAGCGTATGATGCGAATGGTGTTCAATTGCCAACGGACGTCATTGAGAAGGGTGACTCTTATGAGCTATTCGTGTGCGTAAAGTCGATTCCAGCGTTCGGATATTGCACCGTGTGGTTGAAGCAAGCTGAGCAAAAAGCGATGAGTGTAGAAACACTGGACCTTAGCGAGAACTGGGATACGGACAATGTAACATTAGCGTTCAATGAAGCAGGGGAAATTGTTCGTTGGTTCGATAAGCATGCAGATCGGGAACTGCTGAAGCCAGGTGCGAAGGCGAATGAGCTTCAATTTTTCCATGATAAGCCTACGCTATGGGATGCTTGGGACATCGATCCGAGATTCGAGCAGCAAACCGCAGGAGCGGTTGAGCTTCAATCTGCACAAGTGCTTCTTCGTGGCGTAACACAAGATATTTTACGTTTCGAATGGAAATTGAACGCGTCTACGATTATTCAAGACGTTCATATTCGCCATCATGATGGTCGTATCGATTTCCATACTCAAGCAGATTGGCATGAAGCACATAAGTTGCTGAAAGCAGCATTTGACTTCGATATCATAACCACTAAAGCGACTTATGAAATCCCGTTCGGGACTTTAGAGCGTCCGACTCATCGAAATACGAGCTGGGAGCAAGCGCAATTTGAAGTTTGTGGACATCGCTTTGCTGATGTGTCGGAGAGCGGATATGGCGTCAGCTTAATGAATGATTGCAAGTATGGGTATGACATTCATGGTGCGAAGATGCGCCTATCTTTGCTTAGAGCGCCTAAGTGGCCCGATGTAGGTGCTGATCAAGGAGAGCATGCGTTCACTTATTCGATTTATTCGCATCGTGGACAATGGCAAGAAGCGCACGTTGTTCGTCAAGCTGCAGAGTTGAATGGTCCGTTAGTAGCAAGAGCGGTTGCGGCTCAGTTGGGTACACTCCCCTCATCGCATTCTTTTGTTGGACTAGAGAGCAATCATGTAGTGCTAGATACGGTTAAACTAGCGGAAGATGGCGAGCACTCAGTGCTGCGTTTCTATGAAAGTGCTGGGGGGAGAGAATCGGTTTCGATTCGTTGGCCTGAGCCATTCCGCCAAGCAGTGTTGACGAATGCGCTAGAAGAGGAAATTGAACCGTTAACGATAATCGAAGGACAGTTAAAGCTGACTTTCCGTCCGTATGAAATTAAGACGATTAAGTTAATTCGATAG
- a CDS encoding glycoside hydrolase family 125 protein → MEQFRLPKIPMPPLGLPMSVQQVLAEAEQKLAHRPKLQRLFRNCFPNTLETATKLQDDGTTFILTGDIPAMWLRDSVEQIVHYIPLAKEDSELQRIISGLIKRHMACILIDPYANAFNETANDWHWSTTDVTEMGPSVWERKFELDSICFSIRLAYLYWKETNRSDIFNADFKAAMLTILKLWQTEQRHQELSPYRFERHNGIMIDTLRNNGLGMPVNYTGMIWSGFRPSDDACDFHYNIPSNLFAATSLRQLSEIAEFVFRDLALVAELNKLEEEVRHGIELYGTYRHPEFGQIYAYETDGYGNYCLMDDAGTPGLMSITYLNPEEASNPIYQNTRRFALSKSNPFYYEGKAAKGIGSPHTPPDYIWHMALSMQGLTAATPEEKLEMIAMLEATDADTGFMHEGFHADDPTQFTRKWFVWSNSLFAQLVYRAMKDGIL, encoded by the coding sequence ATGGAACAATTCCGTTTGCCAAAAATTCCAATGCCGCCGTTAGGATTGCCGATGTCTGTACAGCAGGTGTTAGCAGAAGCAGAGCAGAAGCTTGCGCATCGTCCCAAGCTACAGCGACTATTTCGCAATTGTTTTCCAAATACGTTAGAAACTGCGACTAAGCTTCAGGATGACGGTACGACATTCATCCTGACTGGAGATATTCCTGCGATGTGGCTTCGCGACTCTGTTGAACAGATCGTGCACTATATACCTCTTGCGAAGGAGGACTCAGAGCTTCAACGGATTATTTCCGGTTTGATCAAACGCCATATGGCTTGTATTCTAATCGACCCATATGCCAATGCGTTCAATGAAACCGCCAATGATTGGCATTGGAGCACAACGGATGTTACTGAGATGGGTCCTTCGGTTTGGGAGCGTAAATTCGAGCTCGATTCGATTTGCTTCTCGATTCGATTAGCATATCTCTATTGGAAGGAAACGAATCGTTCAGACATCTTTAACGCAGATTTTAAAGCAGCGATGCTAACGATTTTGAAGCTATGGCAAACAGAGCAACGCCATCAAGAGCTGTCTCCTTACCGATTTGAACGACATAATGGCATTATGATTGATACCTTGCGAAACAACGGCTTAGGCATGCCCGTGAATTATACGGGTATGATTTGGTCAGGCTTCCGTCCAAGTGACGATGCATGTGATTTCCACTATAATATTCCATCGAACTTGTTCGCTGCAACGAGCCTTCGTCAGCTGAGTGAAATTGCGGAATTCGTATTCCGTGACTTGGCGCTCGTCGCTGAGCTCAATAAGTTAGAAGAAGAAGTGCGACATGGGATTGAGCTATACGGGACATATCGCCATCCGGAATTCGGTCAGATCTATGCGTATGAGACTGACGGCTATGGCAATTATTGCTTAATGGACGATGCCGGAACACCGGGACTAATGTCGATAACTTACCTCAATCCAGAGGAAGCGAGCAATCCCATTTATCAAAACACGCGACGTTTTGCACTCAGTAAGAGCAATCCATTTTATTATGAAGGTAAGGCAGCCAAAGGAATCGGAAGCCCTCATACCCCACCGGATTACATTTGGCATATGGCTCTGTCCATGCAAGGACTTACGGCAGCTACACCAGAGGAGAAGCTGGAAATGATTGCAATGCTTGAAGCGACGGATGCGGATACTGGGTTTATGCACGAAGGCTTTCACGCAGACGATCCCACACAATTTACGCGAAAATGGTTCGTTTGGTCGAACAGCTTATTCGCCCAACTCGTGTATCGTGCGATGAAGGATGGGATTTTGTGA
- a CDS encoding beta-galactosidase encodes MSQIVLFYDEAFPFDGNREIANKLASAVVDSARNQVVVVSAERLAEALASPETVSFINLHAPYFPVDTWISILAYARSGRGLISIGGAPFKRPVRQVNGGWHIEPEQTAYHQQLHIHEALAVDCASVISLHSNEDIPLLVGQESLFSISNTWNLVPHVSKTSDLPHQMGSSGPMDTRIYPLLKGVTNDNREISAPVVLWEHVGGPFAGGRWLFINQEPGALLMEQAQALVGWATFCAKGVTELWIKPNYGSYEPGERAVLTLQAQYLGRAIRSQSAQQWNFSIAVGQKGESTEWTSTYAIHVTSEWEATIIPVPATLHEGFYTIICRAQSDDGEVRILRQGFWGVDRQLLASGTSVRAGRDYFERDGRPLPVVGMTYMTSDVARKFLFLPNVQVWDRDMAQMRRAGINWIRTGIWTAYRNIMQVDGHASEEALRAIDAFLLTAAKHELQVTFTFFSFTPETWEGVNPFLDPRSVNAQKRFIRSIVSRHRQTKGVDWDLINEPSLFDPARIFSDGPRSCRDPFEITAYRAWLMERHETIEQLREHWNATPEQLPSFDVIVPPEATEINFDIQDIHLAKKGTRWLDYVLFSMDMHNRWAKQLVDTIKEITPDRLVTVGQDEGLGAQRPSPFFYEDVVDYTTVHSWWLNDQLVWDGVFAKTANKPNLIQETGIMYVETPDGRAKRTEAELRNILERKYAYAFSTGGAGAIHWLWNTNFYMNNANESQIGAVRADGTEKPEANVSYDFGKFIEASRDLFKDRELEQVVVVFPYSNDFSNRQLAFDATTRASRVLAYEIKQSFRAVSEYHLDDLRCNPAKLIIVPSPHNFEDKAITELFEIVRDTGATLLWTGPVGLDAYWHPVNRFEQLLGSRAPANVRREELLEVAGQTYTVSYGARRIAQVAKENVAGGRNELIDVALGAGRIIWCPLPVELNDRYEPVAALYRYAIEQAQCEAEFVWERGGELAGLYGRKLAFKDGSLFIFVSELGSDAEVEVKDPVTGCGYAFTLETDRSVLFAVEASGSLLEVYRPDEVAIQVKR; translated from the coding sequence GTGAGTCAGATTGTACTTTTTTATGATGAAGCTTTCCCGTTTGACGGTAATCGAGAAATAGCAAACAAGTTAGCATCTGCGGTAGTGGACTCTGCAAGAAATCAAGTTGTTGTCGTCTCGGCGGAACGATTAGCAGAAGCGCTTGCGTCACCAGAAACAGTGAGCTTCATTAACTTACATGCACCGTATTTTCCGGTAGATACATGGATTTCGATTCTCGCCTATGCGAGGTCAGGGCGTGGTCTCATTAGCATTGGGGGAGCACCGTTTAAGCGGCCAGTTCGACAAGTCAATGGCGGATGGCATATTGAGCCGGAACAGACAGCCTATCATCAACAGCTGCACATTCATGAAGCGTTAGCAGTCGATTGTGCTTCTGTCATTAGCCTGCACTCGAACGAGGATATTCCGTTGCTTGTTGGGCAGGAGAGCTTATTCTCGATTTCGAATACATGGAATCTCGTGCCACATGTTTCGAAGACGAGCGATCTTCCGCATCAGATGGGATCATCTGGACCGATGGATACGCGAATTTATCCTCTGCTTAAAGGCGTGACGAATGATAACCGTGAGATATCGGCTCCTGTTGTGCTTTGGGAGCATGTTGGTGGACCGTTTGCAGGAGGACGCTGGCTATTCATCAATCAAGAGCCAGGTGCTCTTCTGATGGAACAAGCGCAAGCGCTTGTGGGTTGGGCGACATTTTGCGCGAAAGGTGTAACAGAGCTGTGGATTAAACCGAATTACGGTTCCTATGAGCCAGGAGAGCGTGCAGTTCTTACTTTACAAGCGCAGTACTTGGGGAGAGCAATTCGTTCGCAATCCGCGCAACAATGGAACTTTTCTATCGCTGTCGGTCAAAAAGGCGAAAGTACAGAATGGACATCGACTTATGCGATTCATGTGACGTCAGAATGGGAAGCTACGATCATCCCGGTTCCCGCTACTCTTCATGAAGGGTTCTATACGATTATTTGTCGTGCACAATCCGATGACGGTGAAGTAAGAATTTTGCGACAAGGATTTTGGGGCGTTGATCGACAACTGCTTGCTTCGGGTACTTCGGTTCGCGCAGGCCGGGATTACTTTGAACGTGATGGAAGGCCGCTTCCTGTTGTCGGAATGACCTATATGACTTCGGATGTTGCACGTAAGTTTCTGTTTCTTCCGAATGTACAAGTATGGGATCGGGATATGGCACAAATGCGTCGTGCCGGGATTAACTGGATTCGGACAGGCATCTGGACAGCCTATCGTAACATTATGCAAGTGGATGGACATGCCTCTGAGGAAGCATTGCGTGCGATTGACGCGTTCTTATTGACCGCAGCAAAGCATGAATTACAGGTAACATTTACATTCTTCTCGTTTACACCTGAAACGTGGGAAGGGGTCAATCCTTTTCTAGACCCGCGCAGTGTAAATGCGCAGAAGCGATTCATTCGTTCGATCGTGTCGCGTCATCGGCAGACAAAGGGTGTCGACTGGGATTTAATTAATGAACCCTCGTTATTTGACCCTGCTCGTATATTCTCTGATGGACCTAGATCTTGCCGTGATCCATTCGAAATTACGGCTTATCGCGCATGGCTCATGGAGCGTCATGAAACGATAGAGCAATTGCGAGAGCATTGGAATGCGACACCGGAGCAACTGCCGAGCTTCGATGTCATCGTACCGCCCGAGGCTACGGAAATCAACTTCGATATTCAAGACATTCATCTGGCGAAGAAGGGGACGCGCTGGCTCGATTACGTGCTGTTCTCGATGGATATGCACAATCGTTGGGCGAAGCAACTCGTCGATACGATCAAGGAGATTACACCCGACCGACTCGTTACGGTGGGGCAAGACGAAGGACTTGGTGCACAACGACCTTCTCCGTTCTTCTACGAAGATGTGGTTGATTACACAACCGTACATTCTTGGTGGCTGAACGATCAATTGGTATGGGATGGCGTCTTTGCCAAAACAGCTAACAAGCCGAACCTCATTCAAGAGACAGGAATTATGTATGTGGAAACGCCTGATGGACGCGCGAAGCGGACTGAAGCGGAACTGCGTAATATTTTAGAGCGGAAATACGCATATGCATTTTCTACCGGTGGCGCCGGAGCCATTCATTGGTTGTGGAATACGAACTTCTATATGAACAATGCGAATGAATCGCAAATTGGAGCCGTTCGCGCGGATGGCACAGAGAAGCCGGAGGCTAACGTCTCCTATGATTTCGGTAAGTTCATCGAAGCTTCACGTGATTTATTTAAAGATCGTGAGCTAGAGCAAGTGGTCGTCGTTTTCCCGTATTCAAATGACTTCTCCAATCGCCAGCTTGCTTTTGATGCGACGACACGGGCAAGTCGTGTGCTTGCGTATGAAATAAAGCAGTCATTCCGTGCGGTTTCCGAATATCATTTGGATGATTTGCGGTGTAATCCAGCGAAGCTAATTATTGTACCGAGTCCGCACAATTTTGAAGACAAGGCGATCACCGAGTTATTTGAGATCGTGCGTGATACCGGCGCGACACTATTATGGACAGGTCCGGTCGGACTCGATGCTTATTGGCATCCGGTGAATCGCTTCGAGCAGTTGCTGGGGTCGAGAGCGCCAGCAAACGTTAGACGTGAGGAGCTATTGGAAGTCGCAGGTCAGACGTATACTGTATCGTATGGAGCACGTCGAATTGCACAGGTGGCCAAAGAAAACGTTGCCGGTGGTCGCAACGAACTTATCGATGTTGCACTAGGCGCAGGTCGTATCATCTGGTGCCCATTGCCGGTGGAATTGAACGATCGTTATGAACCGGTCGCTGCACTGTACCGCTATGCGATCGAGCAAGCACAATGCGAAGCTGAATTTGTGTGGGAGCGTGGTGGAGAGTTAGCTGGTCTTTATGGCCGCAAGCTAGCATTCAAAGACGGCTCGCTGTTCATCTTCGTGTCAGAGCTTGGTAGTGACGCAGAAGTAGAGGTAAAGGATCCTGTAACAGGTTGCGGTTATGCCTTCACACTTGAAACAGATCGCTCCGTATTGTTCGCGGTAGAAGCGAGTGGTAGCCTGCTTGAAGTTTATCGTCCTGATGAAGTAGCCATTCAAGTAAAACGCTAA